The window ggaatggaaaTCCCTTTTCCTGCGCAGAATCTTGCCACACTGGCAGTGTTGGCATCAAATCTCATGTCACAgtaccagcagcatttcccatgTGCTGCCTGTCACTGACCCGAAGTCTCTCCACAGTAAGAGGGGGTTGGAAGACCtccaggttagcagcaggcagcctGAGACAATGCTGATACCGCAATTTGAAGAAGCAAACCTTGAAGtacaggggaggaaaggaaagttGATGGCACAGGGGGATGAGAAGGAGACATGGTACATGGAACAGGATAGAGAAATTTGACACAGGGacatagggaaagagagaggtaTTGGACATGGGGTTGATGAGGGAGATACAGAGGAGGTAGAAGTTGCGAGATGTtagatccaggagcagaatggagagatgcctggacatgggagtgagggaagagtGGGAGAAAAGCTGGACCATGGGAGGAGAGTAAAGTAGGGAAGAGATGGGGTGATGTCAGGTGATGATGCTGCGGGAGGagatgctgagaatggtagaacccttagggggaagagagggtggaaaggAAACAGATAAGGAGAGCGATAacagggtagaaatatggtaatggaagtaaaattgaagatgaaagggaatggaggactGAGGAAagaatgagatggggaatgggagagaagatggaaatttgatgaGTAGCTGAAGTGAAAAATAGAAGataggcagaaaagagctaaaaaggaattaTCAATGACTGAGGAAGTGTAGTGAGGAAATAGGCAGGAGAATAGAAAGACAAATAgatagcagccacttgaaggaggagaattagcagatgacaataaagcagaaaagagaaactggaacataATGAAAAAGAACatccagccaacaaaggtaaaaGAAAAACATTGTAACTGTTTTGAATGGAATATGGATAACTAACAAAATACTGTTTTAATTTTAACATATAAACTTGCAGAACTTGCTaattttgtgtgcagaattttgaattttttacaCAGAATTCTGCCAAGAGCAaacaagaggtagaaaggggtgaaaaGGAGATATCTTGGAGTCAGAGTGGAGTCCTTGGAGTGGAGGGGAGTCAGACATGCATGgataagagagagaaatgttTAACATAggtaggaggacagggagagacagtgcatggagagagaaagaaatgttgctcaTAATGGAGGGGAACAAAGAAGAGATGCTTCATTGAGGAGgaaaggtttgacccagggcacaagcaGGGAGAGCGAAAGATGGCAGAAAGTGGAAACAAACTAAATTTGCTTACCTGTTACAGGTGTACTCTgtgacagcaggggaatgcagtcaCATTTGTTGAAGTCCTTTGAGAGCCTGTGTGCTGATGCTCTCCCCTAGCAAATATCTTGAATGGGGATGGATTTCAAATTCACTATTGAATGAACTGTAGCTCGTACTTTGAGTCCCAATTGAACCAGATGGTTGTAGGTTTGTTCCTGAGTAGCAAAAATTGATGCATTGTGCTATACAAGAGGAAAGAGCTCTTTTTGATGCTAGTTTTCTCTGGTAGCTGGATTGTACGAAATGAATAGTTGGTTTGTGTGATGTAACTGATCAGTTGCTTTGAGATAATAGTACAGTAATGCTCTTCTGCAGTCTAGCATGTGGAGATATTGCTCTGCTATAATGAAGAGGGAAAAAATGATGGTAAAATTATAGTTTGGTTTAGATGAAAATCtgaaggaaggaattttggatgtgtgtaattggtttttttaattattattaattttaacatATTACAAGATAAACTCTTGTCAAAGCAACACAGTGAGTTctaaaatgaaggaaaagaacACATGTATACACTTCCTTAAACCACAATTTAAGTGGGAGAGCGTAGCGTGTACCTTGTACCAATTAAATAAGGAATACAAAGTATTATGATCAATAGGCTCTTAGCATTATAATCCCTACTCTAACCActttagtggtatataaatgcttaaataaaaatatatctaaCCAGTCAGCTAATACTCaagcaatttttttaaatccaaaaatgGCTCTTAATTGCTCTGGAATAGAATAGATCTTGTTTCCCAACTCCTTCCAAGAAACTGTTTTCGCCTCTCTTGAGGAACTTTAGTTACATCAGGATACCCCCCAAAATAGTTCAGAGGAATGTTGGAAATAGTCTGAGTGTTCAAGTCCTGCTCAAAAACAAAGGAGACCAACAAAGTAGCCCTAACAGATGAATCAGTCACAGACTTCTAAAACAGCTGAAATGttatttaaatccatttgaaTAGTCTGGGGGTTATTACCATTTATGTCTCCTTAGAGGTATAAGTTCTGAGGAATATTTCTTTAATCATTTCTAATGGAGAAATTCCAAGGGTTTTggggaaaatttaaaattcaCAAATTTAGTCTGCAATTGTAATTCAATTTTCATGTATAATGCAGCATTATCAGTTAGCGTGAATATTTTAAATTCCTGAAGAGAAGATACCTCTGACTGAATCTGTGTAATCGTGGTCTTAAAATCTGAATTACTCTGCTCAAAAGATTTAACTAAGTCATCCATTTTCCTTGCCAGAGCTTTTACCTCTCCGGATGTCTTGGTTGCAGCAGTATTGAGTTTCTGAAGCAAAGTCCAAATTGCTTCCAGCATGACCTCCTTGTGTGGTTCTTCCACCTCGGTTCTCAATTCCATCGCTCAAATGTTTCCATTCTTGGATCCTTTTTAGGCAATTCATTAGTTGCCACTTCAGCAACTCCACTGAATGTAGTTGCTGCTGGACAAGGAGAAATCGCTGCCGTCTCATGCCCCAGCAAGGAAGCAGCTACTCCTTCCTCATTAGGTAGGTTCCAATGGTGAATTTCTCTATTGTTTGCTGCATAAGAGGCAGCGACCTTCACTACGCCTTGGATAGAGATTAGAGATTCCCAATTGCTGTTGCCCATATCAACTCTGTCAAAATGGTTGAGATGACCTCTTGCAGCAGTTACATGAGACTATAACTAGAAGTCATgcaattttgttttaatttatgtGTTTTTATACATGTTTTAGATTGACAATTTAGTTTTTTGGGTTGTTAGTTGTTTTTTGATTACTGTATTAGTGACCCCTAATGTTGGGTCTACTTTATACTGTATATCCTGGACTGAAATAAACAAGCTTTGTTTTATCCTGCTGGCTCCTTTGGATTGCTTGTTCCTACTTGTTTCCTTGGTAGCAGTCATGAAGCCATTTTGAGAGAACAGAGAATTGCTCCTGTCCCAACTAGACCACAGGAATTGTAAGACAAGCCTGAAGAGGGTGCTCAACAATAGCACAAGTTTTCAGCTTTTCACTGAAAAAACTAGTTTAGCCAATACTGAAACCAAGGCCATAGCTTTGGTCAAAACTAGGCAAAAAATGATTTGGGGCCCTGTTTCAACACCATATCCAAACCCAAAATGCCGTCAGTCACCAGCCCCCAAAGCAAAGGCTTCACACAATCAACTGGGATCTCTATGAGCAGGGAAAATGAAGTTCTAATCAGAAAtgaagtggaattgtccagaagaGAATGAGAATGATGTGCGCTAAATAAATACCCTTCGATATGTCTGATGAtttgaagatctttattgttcaaacatcaataaaatatattcaccaactcgacatgtacatgtttcggccatcaaggcctgcctcaggagtcttgaaagTACAGATGACGATTTGAAAAGTAGGTTCGTATTCGTGAAAATATGTGACCAAAAATCAAAGAGATATCATCCCGCGCTAACATGGGAGATGTTGGTTTCCACCTTATGTATTTTATTGATgcttgaacaataaagatcttcaaaTCAGACATATTGAAGGATACttctttagtgcacatcattctcttctggacaattccactttgatTTATGCAATTTTGTGATTGTGGTGTGTTCacctgtttttttttgtgttctaATCAGAAACACCAGATGtgagaagaaagcaaaaaaataagaaatcccACGAAGCTGATGCTGCAGCCTAGGTCGGCACTAAATATTTTGTCCAAAGCTCACAAGATACCACACCCCAATAAGTAATGAAAACCCTTTCTACCCCCTCCAAAGAAAGACTCTCAGTACTCACATACCCTTAGAGCAAATTAACTGTAGAAAgttcttttcactcagagaataagctaatgtgggaggggagagagggagtagCCGACTCCTCTCAGAAGTTCCCAGGCTCCTgaaaaactaagaacataagaaagttgcctctgctgagtcagaccagaggtccatctcgcccagcggtccgctcccgcagtggcccatcaggcctattgcctgagcagtggtccctgactatttctttaacctacctctactcctatccctaacTAACTTctcttcaaaaattattttttaagtaAAGAGAAAGGAGCACCCATTCCCTCAACTGATTACTGTatttactcgaatataagttgagatccacatttttccccaaaaaaagatgaaaaatggTCAACTTGAATATATGATGAacggtttaatattcaagtgccttgcCAGGATCTACACCCAGCACCCCCTCCCTGCCTATTGTACCTCCTCTCTGCCAATATCCTGCATACCGCCATGCCTTCCCTATACTTGTGTACCTggaatccctggtagtccagaaaTAGTGGACAGGAGCACACTTTGAGTGATGTGTGGCTTCCTGAAGGCTGCAGCAAGTCTCATGAGAATTCGTGAGAGCCATTCAAAATTGTATATTTCGTGTTAAACattaaactgtacctgctgtgcACCTCCTTGCATTAATCTCTTCATAAGtgcagttaataaattccaattaAAGGACAGAGCCTTAAAAAGTTTTTaatctgtctccatctgctggctgaTGGGCATAACTCACAAGGTTCTGAACTGGTCTGGTAAGGATGCTAAGGAAGGACTAATTTACTAAGCTTTTCATCAGACAGAGAAGAGAAAAGCTTTAACACATCAGGCCATAGGTATTTCCAAACACAGGAAGTGCCCTCTTCTAGAGGCTTTTTATGTTAGCTCTACAAATTCTCAGCTCTGGCCAACAACCTAGCTCAGACTCGGGTCTCTGGCACAGCAACATTCAGCTAATTAAGGTGAGACCAACATGGAGATTAAAGTCACTCAGGAAAAGGAAAATAAGACATTTATGGATTCACCTCGTTTGCAGTTCAATGCTTTACTGAAAAAAACAGTACACCTTCACCACAAATTTTATAATGCAATTAAAATATACTGGAAAGATTTATAGAAAGACCAGATCTTGTCAGAAAGGTGCATGTTAAACAGGTCATACATATTTTTTATAACAAGGGATGAAGTCTGTTTTACTATAAGGCATGCTTTCAGAGCATTCTACCTAGGTTGAATAAGATATACTAGCGAAATACTAGTGAAATTCTTGTTATACTATGCAGATGCTCTATTTCAAGTAAGAATTGTTCAACACCATATGTACAGATTACTTTACAGACAGAATACATGAAAAGCAGCCATTTGTATTGCCATCTACCTTTATTTCTTGCTATCTACCTTGCTGAAGAGCATCTTATCTTGAGGTACAACCTCAGCATGAGATGTGATCTGTCCTCCCTTCTTGAGCTCAGTATACTGTACCACCCATATCTGAATAGCCCATATGGACAGGGGATCCAAACTCACATCCACTATGCCAAAGCCCACAACATTCTGACCAGAGCAAAGCTCTGGTTTGTTATTATTCAGATCTAAAAGGAGATAAAGATAAGATAATTTTCTATTACTGGACTGTAACCTGCAAAGAACAGATTCAGAGAGATGGCTAATATAGTCCTCAAAGCTAAAAGCTGCTGGCACTGAGAGACTTTGTACTCCGAGGGTTTTAAGATGAGGGTCAACTGAAATCAAGAGCATTTGTGAAACAGTAGTGCTGCTGTGGAAAGGAGTGCTAAGCATGTGGCAGGTACATAAAGCCCTAAAATTCCTCTAGTTCACTACAGTGCAAAAGGTGCAAGAATGAGGAATACCCCTTCCAATAAGTAAAATTACCAACTAACCTGCGCCCCCCCACCCTAAGCTATATACCTTTAGTATAACAGTCATCAGTACCAGATGTTTCTGCCTCATTCATAACTTTAAGGAATGATCAGATAAAGAACCAAGTCAGAAATATACAAAAACTTAATACTTCTTTTTCCTCAGTTATGTACTCTTTCCTTGCCAGCTGGCTACATATAACCTTTGTAAATTACGCCACCTACAGCAAACTGAGGCTGATCGCAAAATCTCCCCAACAAACTGGTAATTGTACAATGAGTGGCTTTATCTAGAGAGCCAGTGTGTCCTTGATCAGTCTTCACATTGTGGTGATACAGAGGTGCCAAGTGAATCTGTAATTTGGTAGGAGATTTTGTACAAGTAAGGTTGAACATCTTTTAAACTTGTGTCAAAAACATTGTCCACCTCCGACTGTGTTGGCATCTTTGGCAGGTACTCATGCCTGTTCATCACTTCCACAATATTGATGATCTTTTCACCAAGTTTCTCCCCCACCTTTTCCCGGCATGTCTGTTGCTCTTGCTCATTGGCCAAGTTCACCACATTGACCTTGATGGTCCACACCTCCCAAGGGATGCACTCATCTTCAAGTGGCCAATATGACACTTTCTGATAAAATTCCAGGGATATTTGTCCTAGTCCATCACTTCCAGAATTCTGCAGAGCATCCTACAAAgaacagaaaatattaaatatgggCAAAATAGCCAAAAATGCATATACAACCAAATATTAACTTTTTTTTGCTAATGTGTAAACTAAATTttatggaaagattaggttcttaactcaATCTTATTTTTAGTAGCTAAGAcactattcctgaacctgtgggtcgTCAATCCCTTTCTGTAAGAATTCCTGTAGAtgcttcattagcattcttttgctcctccttccatccctcagttcatatcaaagcagaTAGTCAGACCTGGAGAGGAATCAGAatagggaggggtatggggactCTTCCTGAGAAACATGTCAGTTCGTCTTGTATCAGtaagataaaaaccaaataaaaaaacaacttacCATTTGCAATAACATAAAGTGAACATGAACAAGTTGCCTTTCTGAGCATAACCTGcactaactgcctcttttacaaagccacgcagcccttaaaatctctatgggcttcagggccattagccCAGCACAGCCgctagtgtgactttgtaaaaaaaaaaaaaaaaaaggccacaaGAGTGTGGGAGATTCTACAGATACCCCCTAGATTCATCAATGCAGCAGTTGTATCCTCTATCCTTGTTAGAACTAGATAAAAGAAAGAATCAAAGGTCCATATGCCCCAGCACATTCGAGGCAGTAAGCAGgcaaatgaacatctgacagggtgggcttcaggaatagagtgtctgtctactagaaaaCAAGAttagaggtaagaacctaatcttttcctTCTAGTACGACAGACACTTATTCCTCTCAAGTTTAGGGCAGGACAAACGAGCCTGCTAACAGAACAGATGATCCGAATGTGAAGACCTGTTTGTCCACCACAGTCCACTCTTTTAAAACTAAACACACACCCAAGATAAACAAATTTTGTGAATGTTTGGAGAAAGTAGCAAGTTGCCTCTCCACAGATTTCTTCCACTGAAGATTCTGTCCTTGAAGCAATGCTTCTAGTGGCGTGTCCTTTCATGGATATAGGTGGATGCTTTTCACTTCCGATACTGGCTGATATGTACACTTGAGGCCGTCAGCCTTTACAGGCAGTCCCTGCTAAAACAAATGATCTGACAATTTAAATTTGTTCGTATCCTCTAAATACCGCAGTAAAAATCTGCAAACGTATAACAATTTCACAATTACAACATCCAATCACTGTTTCTCGATCCTCAGCATATTTCTTGGTTGATGAGGAAGCTGGAAACCACTTTcagtaacaaaacaaaacaaaaaatgaagcCTGAATAAGACCATACCTGAAACAAAAATAAGGAAGGGATCTCTGCATGACAAAGCCTGTAGTTCAGACACTCGAACCGAGGCAATCGCTACCAAAAAAACCACCATTCTGATGGTAAGGTCCATCAGATAAGCTTGCTCCAGAGATTTGTAGGGTGCTCTAGCTAGCACCCGCAGGACCAAAATTAATACTTCATGCCGGAAAAGGCTGTTGCACTGGAGGAAGGGGGCATAAGGTGCCCTTCAAAAACCTGGCCACATCTGGATATGCAGCTATGGTGCTTATTAATCCTAGGTCCAAAAGATGAGCCCCACAATCTGAGTTTTCAGGGAGCCAACTGCTAGGCCTTTTCAGACCTTCCTGCAGGGATTCGAACAGAGATTGGTGCCGAGCTCAGGTCATCACTTCTGAGCACACCA is drawn from Geotrypetes seraphini chromosome 3, aGeoSer1.1, whole genome shotgun sequence and contains these coding sequences:
- the LOC117357712 gene encoding autophagy-related protein 101-like, whose product is MAESSEQVCQEERLPDCTSVPTMNCRSEVLEVSVEGRQIEEAVLALLHTILFHRSTGKFHYKNEGTYSIGTVGMQDIDCDFIEFTYVRASSEELDQILKKAVGDFKDALQNSGSDGLGQISLEFYQKVSYWPLEDECIPWEVWTIKVNVVNLANEQEQQTCREKVGEKLGEKIINIVEVMNRHEYLPKMPTQSEVDNVFDTSLKDVQPYLYKISYQITDSLGTSVSPQCED